One stretch of Streptomyces sp. A2-16 DNA includes these proteins:
- a CDS encoding BtrH N-terminal domain-containing protein, which produces MTTVTGIAPRGTQHCETSTLGVLLRHQGIDLSEPMLFGLGRGLSFIYWDSKSMDFPFLGGRVKPFELTRNLAEALGVELSVRETSSPRKAWADVVEAIGAGRPVGLQLDCYHLDYFTAKVHFGGHVVALYGYDDQVAHLVDTEQQGGAVVTSLTSLAEARAARGPMTAKHRSFTLTAPQELPSPHEAIVPAITACAHTFLNPPIANLGHRGIEKSGKLVRTWLRRSDDPGRDLPQAALLMEKAGTGGALFRNLYRDFLAECAEFVDSDHLRTGHRLYAEAAALWTEVAVLITKAGESGEEQHLAQAGTALLELSRIEREAMEALSRLEG; this is translated from the coding sequence ATGACCACCGTGACCGGCATCGCCCCCCGCGGGACACAGCACTGCGAGACCTCAACCCTCGGCGTCCTCCTCCGGCACCAGGGAATCGACCTCTCCGAACCCATGCTCTTCGGCCTCGGCCGCGGGCTGTCCTTCATCTACTGGGACAGCAAGAGCATGGACTTCCCCTTCCTCGGGGGGCGGGTCAAGCCGTTCGAGCTCACGCGGAATCTGGCGGAGGCGCTCGGGGTGGAGCTGTCGGTGCGGGAGACCAGTTCGCCGCGCAAGGCGTGGGCCGACGTGGTGGAGGCGATCGGCGCCGGTCGACCCGTCGGTCTGCAGCTGGACTGCTATCACCTCGACTACTTCACGGCGAAGGTGCACTTCGGGGGGCATGTCGTCGCCCTGTACGGCTATGACGACCAGGTTGCCCATCTCGTGGACACCGAGCAGCAGGGCGGTGCCGTGGTCACCAGTCTGACGAGTCTGGCCGAGGCCAGGGCCGCGCGTGGGCCCATGACCGCCAAGCACCGGTCCTTCACCCTCACCGCTCCCCAGGAGCTGCCCTCTCCTCACGAAGCGATCGTGCCCGCCATCACCGCCTGCGCCCACACCTTCCTCAACCCGCCCATCGCCAACCTGGGTCACCGGGGCATCGAGAAGAGCGGCAAGCTCGTACGCACATGGCTGCGGCGGAGCGACGACCCGGGGCGGGATCTGCCTCAGGCCGCCCTGCTGATGGAGAAGGCCGGTACCGGCGGTGCCCTGTTCCGCAACCTCTACCGTGACTTCCTCGCGGAGTGTGCCGAGTTCGTCGACAGTGATCATCTGCGCACCGGCCACCGGTTGTACGCCGAGGCGGCCGCGCTGTGGACCGAGGTCGCGGTGCTGATCACCAAGGCCGGTGAGTCGGGCGAGGAGCAGCACCTCGCGCAGGCGGGTACCGCCCTCCTCGAACTGTCACGCATCGAGCGCGAGGCCATGGAGGCACTGAGCCGCCTGGAGGGCTGA
- a CDS encoding zinc-ribbon domain-containing protein: MLILFGTKGYLYQLAILTLVCGRCGNPAAHTLRKRVTKFTLFFVPLFPISTKYAMQCTFCGAESKLSAQEAEQLQAQAAAGGGQGGQVQGGQAPQQPYHQ, from the coding sequence ATGCTCATCCTGTTTGGCACCAAGGGGTACCTGTACCAGCTCGCGATACTCACCCTGGTGTGCGGGCGGTGCGGGAACCCGGCCGCGCACACCCTGCGCAAGCGGGTCACGAAGTTCACGCTGTTCTTCGTGCCGCTGTTCCCGATCTCCACCAAGTACGCGATGCAGTGCACCTTCTGCGGTGCCGAGAGCAAGCTCAGCGCGCAGGAGGCGGAGCAGCTTCAGGCGCAGGCCGCCGCCGGTGGTGGGCAGGGCGGGCAGGTGCAGGGCGGACAGGCCCCGCAGCAGCCGTACCACCAGTGA
- a CDS encoding sigma-70 family RNA polymerase sigma factor, which produces MTDQPARVPAQTSSSATAAYVRVYEEEQPRLVAYARSLTRNTWAAEDLVAEAHFRVWRRLSAGHEIDNVPAYLMTTVRHLASSVASATHETPRDPQVPEQASTGHGEDPAEQVSATDLLVRVLGELPERWVRALWLADAEGQPLETVGRQIGAKQGATAVLLHRAREGMRQAFLRSQTEAPDDPACQVHWSRMPAYVRGNATSRQSERLLAHVDACDDCRGRLAVLISANNRLPALTGPALLVFAVGAGATGKFLASLTAGVVGAGTGATAGAAAGSAGSVAGAAGSAGSATGSAGGVSAAGSGLVRTVRAAGPKTKAALASGTAAAAAIAIVLTLGVNESPSTVTSPGREPVAQGPLVGPVVGSTEGAVAETPAGPGTVTAERGRNRDGGAGTVVAGDGAGVQLGGGGREAGKPEDSGGSGGSGGSGGGSGPTDQPAPEVPDPSPTPVKPAPEVPDPSPSPVEPPPGEDPPTPEPSSPTPTEPPSAEPPPAEKTPDPPTYSEPPPAPEPSETPPPSGGGCGGDEPPPGKPLTQGEAEPANRQLAPADADQAP; this is translated from the coding sequence ATGACCGACCAACCCGCCAGAGTGCCCGCTCAGACGTCCTCCTCCGCGACCGCCGCCTACGTGCGCGTCTACGAGGAGGAACAGCCGCGCCTCGTCGCGTACGCCCGCTCGCTCACCCGCAACACCTGGGCGGCCGAGGACCTCGTCGCCGAGGCGCACTTCCGCGTCTGGCGGCGGCTGTCCGCCGGGCACGAGATCGACAACGTCCCGGCGTACCTCATGACGACCGTCCGGCACCTCGCGTCCTCCGTCGCGAGCGCGACCCACGAGACCCCTCGGGATCCCCAGGTCCCCGAGCAGGCGTCCACCGGTCACGGGGAGGACCCCGCCGAACAGGTCTCCGCCACCGACCTGTTGGTCCGCGTCCTCGGTGAACTCCCCGAACGCTGGGTGCGGGCCCTGTGGCTCGCCGACGCCGAGGGCCAGCCGCTCGAGACGGTCGGCCGGCAGATCGGCGCCAAGCAGGGCGCGACGGCCGTACTGCTGCACCGGGCCCGCGAAGGCATGCGCCAGGCGTTCCTGCGCTCCCAGACCGAGGCGCCCGACGATCCCGCGTGCCAGGTCCATTGGAGCCGGATGCCGGCCTACGTCCGCGGCAACGCGACCTCGCGCCAGTCCGAGCGCCTCCTCGCCCACGTCGACGCCTGCGACGACTGCCGCGGGCGCCTCGCCGTCCTGATCAGCGCCAACAACCGGCTGCCCGCCCTCACGGGACCCGCGCTGCTGGTCTTCGCGGTGGGCGCGGGGGCCACGGGGAAGTTCTTGGCGTCGCTGACGGCGGGGGTCGTCGGGGCGGGGACGGGGGCGACGGCGGGAGCCGCGGCGGGGTCTGCCGGGTCCGTGGCAGGGGCTGCGGGGTCCGCCGGGTCCGCTACGGGGTCTGCGGGAGGTGTTTCGGCGGCCGGGTCGGGTCTTGTGCGGACCGTCCGTGCGGCGGGCCCGAAGACCAAGGCGGCGCTCGCCTCCGGTACGGCGGCGGCCGCGGCCATCGCGATCGTCCTGACCCTCGGGGTCAACGAGTCACCCTCGACGGTGACTTCGCCCGGGCGGGAGCCGGTGGCTCAGGGGCCGTTGGTCGGACCTGTGGTGGGGTCGACCGAGGGTGCCGTGGCGGAGACACCGGCAGGCCCCGGAACGGTCACGGCCGAGCGGGGCCGGAACCGGGACGGCGGGGCGGGGACGGTCGTAGCGGGGGACGGGGCAGGCGTACAGCTGGGTGGGGGTGGCCGGGAGGCCGGGAAGCCCGAGGACTCCGGTGGGTCCGGTGGGTCCGGTGGATCCGGGGGAGGTTCGGGGCCAACGGATCAGCCCGCACCGGAGGTGCCGGACCCGAGCCCCACCCCCGTGAAGCCCGCACCGGAGGTGCCGGACCCCAGTCCCAGCCCTGTCGAACCCCCACCGGGGGAGGACCCGCCCACACCGGAGCCCAGCAGCCCGACTCCCACAGAGCCTCCGTCCGCTGAGCCTCCGCCGGCCGAGAAGACACCGGACCCGCCGACGTACTCGGAGCCCCCGCCCGCCCCCGAGCCCTCCGAGACGCCGCCCCCGTCCGGCGGAGGCTGCGGCGGCGACGAGCCCCCACCAGGCAAACCCCTCACACAGGGGGAAGCCGAACCGGCGAACCGACAGCTCGCGCCGGCCGACGCCGATCAGGCGCCCTGA
- a CDS encoding SsgA family sporulation/cell division regulator, whose translation MRLTTLEQTVRARLITSDHPELPVRPTLRYSSAEPFAVHIDFPAHVSADGEGVTWMFGRALLEEGLGTAAGEGDVRIRPCGRARTVIEFHSPLGLAVIRFGTATLRRFLLRSYDVVEPGTEDLGPDLDHGLAALLDEV comes from the coding sequence ATGCGCCTCACCACCCTGGAACAGACCGTCCGCGCCCGTCTGATCACCTCCGACCACCCGGAACTCCCGGTGCGTCCCACGCTGCGCTACAGCTCCGCCGAGCCGTTCGCCGTGCACATCGACTTCCCCGCGCACGTCTCGGCCGACGGCGAGGGCGTGACGTGGATGTTCGGGCGGGCGCTGCTGGAGGAGGGGCTCGGGACAGCGGCCGGGGAGGGGGACGTACGGATACGGCCGTGCGGACGGGCCAGAACCGTCATCGAGTTCCACTCACCGCTCGGCCTCGCCGTGATCCGCTTCGGCACGGCCACCCTCCGCCGCTTCCTGCTGCGCTCCTACGACGTCGTCGAGCCCGGCACCGAGGACCTGGGCCCGGATCTCGACCACGGTCTCGCGGCGCTGCTGGACGAGGTGTGA
- a CDS encoding HAD domain-containing protein has protein sequence MHRALLYLDVDGPLNPYAARPERRPEGYTTHRMKPEGWIAQHPGLSPSAVKPLRVWLNPGHGRALLALTDRYDLVWATTWRQEANTFIAPVLGLPPLPVVDWPTTLVPGPDGTFWKTRHLVTHAAGRPFVWLDDELDHRDQEFVARHHDGRALLRRVDPRVGLRAPDFDAVAGFAREL, from the coding sequence GTGCACCGCGCCCTCCTCTACCTCGACGTCGACGGTCCCCTCAACCCCTACGCGGCCCGGCCCGAACGCCGTCCCGAGGGCTACACCACCCACCGCATGAAGCCCGAGGGCTGGATCGCCCAGCACCCCGGCCTGTCGCCGTCGGCCGTCAAGCCCCTGCGGGTCTGGCTCAACCCCGGCCACGGACGCGCACTGCTGGCCCTGACGGATCGCTACGACCTCGTCTGGGCGACCACATGGCGCCAGGAGGCCAACACCTTCATCGCTCCCGTCCTCGGCCTGCCGCCCCTCCCCGTCGTCGACTGGCCCACGACACTCGTGCCCGGCCCGGACGGCACCTTCTGGAAGACCCGCCACCTCGTCACCCACGCGGCAGGCCGTCCCTTCGTCTGGCTGGACGACGAACTGGACCACAGAGACCAGGAGTTCGTCGCCCGCCACCACGACGGCCGGGCTCTGCTGCGTCGAGTCGATCCCCGAGTCGGCCTGCGCGCCCCGGACTTCGACGCGGTCGCGGGTTTCGCCAGGGAACTGTGA